Proteins found in one Leguminivora glycinivorella isolate SPB_JAAS2020 chromosome 22, LegGlyc_1.1, whole genome shotgun sequence genomic segment:
- the LOC125238059 gene encoding trypsin-1-like encodes MAVQIKMALMFLLAGRALCGHDQDNADSDNIESRELYRRSWQYEGIPYEVAVARRRRQETKGEEVSDQSNESSKITSITTSAPEIPQNIHHYLHNHDNRNANNNNDHNNNRRPRASAAAPRYRRIYNSDETARIEQHPYLAAVLMNNQLWCGGAIISSDLVLTAAHCLQLQYNNRFFREYVKMLTVRIGSSNATAGGEVLRVDEIFFHPNYKPDTLAFNYAVVRLHKNITFSALNVSKIEYSKRKDVTIDKTITFLGWGSVLGMGDKGGAVLLQKVDLPVYDKADCIDVYGKELVSFSTFCAGFISKIKNVCNHDAGGPAIMDGQLVGILSFSAKRCDEADKPAVFASTGAAAEWLDSIPVIRKKSEDLARGWMNGIE; translated from the exons ATGGCGGTTCAAATCAAGATGGCGCTGATGTTCCTGCTGGCGGGCCGTGCGCTCTGCGGCCACGATCAAGACAATGCGGACAGCGATAATA tCGAATCTCGAGAACTGTATCGTCGTTCTTGGCAATACGAGGGCATTCCCTACGAGGTCGCGGTTGCTAGACGACGCAGGCAGGAGACGAAGGGAGAAGAAGTTTCTGACCAGTCCAATGAGAGCAGTAA GATCACCAGTATCACCACCAGCGCGCCCGAAATCCCCCAAAACATCCACCACTACCTCCACAACCATGACAACAGGAATGCCAACAACAACAACGACCACAACAACAACAGAAGGCCCCGTGCTTCCGCCGCTGCACCGCGCTACCGTCGCATCTACAACTCTGATGAGACGGCCAGGATTGAACAGCATCCGTATCTGGCAGCTGTTCTGATGAATAACCAGCTGTGGTGCGGCGGCGCCATCATCAGCTCGGACCTCGTGCTGACAGCCGCACATTGCCTGCAACT CCAATACAACAACCGCTTCTTCCGCGAATACGTCAAGATGCTCACCGTCCGTATCGGCTCCAGCAACGCCACGGCCGGCGGCGAGGTCCTCCGAGTCGATGAGATCTTCTTCCACCCGAACTATAAGCCAGACACGCTAGCCTTCAACTATGCTGTTGTGAGACTGCATAAGAATATCACGTTTTCGGCGCTGAATGTGTCCAAGATTGAGTATTCGAAGAGAAAGGATGTGACCATTGACAAGACTATAACCTTTTTGGGATGGGGATCTGTGCTG GGGATGGGCGACAAAGGAGGAGCAGTGTTGCTCCAGAAGGTGGACCTTCCCGTCTACGACAAGGCCGACTGCATCGACGTTTATGGAAA GGAATTGGTTTCATTCAGCACCTTCTGCGCCGGCTTTATCAGCAAGATCAAGAATGTTTGTAAC CATGATGCCGGCGGCCCAGCCATAATGGACGGACAGCTGGTCGGCATCCTCTCCTTCTCCGCCAAACGCTGCGACGAGGCGGACAAGCCAGCCGTCTTCGCTAGTACCGGCGCCGCTGCCGAGTGGCTGGATAGCATCCCGGTCATTAGAAAAAAGAG CGAGGACCTAGCTCGCGGCTGGATGAACGGCATAGAATGA
- the LOC125237931 gene encoding uncharacterized protein LOC125237931, producing MKCAVAIVLALFGVATAVPVPSSLGWGVGPVLLPSAVSVSSSVINHGISLPVVKPIISAPIITAPIIRTPIIAAPVIRSPIISPLGLTGLGLGGLGGLGHGWHG from the exons ATGAAGTGCGCG GTCGCAATCGTCCTGGCCCTCTTCGGAGTGGCGACAGCTGTTCCCGTGCCTTCTTCATTGGGCTGGGGCGTCG GCCCCGTACTTCTGCCCAGCGCCGTGTCTGTAAGCTCCAGCGTGATCAACCACGGCATCTCCCTCCCCGTAGTGAAGCCCATCATCTCCGCGCCGATCATCACCGCCCCCATCATCAGGACCCCCATCATTGCCGCCCCAGTCATTCGATCCCCCATTATTTCCCCCCTCGGCTTGACCGGACTCGGACTTGGCGGACTCGGCGGACTCGGCCACGGCTGGCACGGATAA
- the LOC125237821 gene encoding serine protease 1-like isoform X3 has product MTKFEVFVIAVFLKTLITAFSESTDTVTFHQTNKILDVLDDIFIALKINRNVSKLKNIEDMAKHSLIQDTLYKSHIKYKEILDICKTDINNKIDYYLSNINDVIDEMISKEIETNHEKVEFDSTLSESQDFLNLTRRFNLNIKVLDLPLPKKKLPNTKTSKDEARRIFQGSSTGIKRYPFMVSVHVAGHFLCSGSLVHESLALSAGSCLMRTSDLNAHIQIRVASNYVSRMGYLINIDELFFHPEFDRKTLTNNLVLLKTRKALRFRKQRVVAIQYDRAPSALKPDVENVIILGWGRRKTDEADRPQEETPLSEATVEVYDFDSCQYIYTEEFVTNKTFCAGFGAGACNHDAGGPALLDNVLVGVISFGSPHCGATEAPTVFTRVGLYHQWIEDVFQKITQENKKI; this is encoded by the exons ATGACTAAATTTGAAGTGTTCGTCATCGCTGTATTCTTGAAAACACTCATAACAGCATTTTCGGAGTCTACAGACACGGTTACGTTTCACCAAACTAACAAAATACTAGATGTTCTTGACGACATATTCATTGCCTTGAAAATAAACAGAAACGTATCAAAACTCAAAAACATAGAGGATATGGCGAAACACAGTCTTATACAAGACACGCTTTATAAAAGCCATATAAAGTATAAAGAAATACTCGATATATGCAAAACGGatattaacaataaaattgattATTACCTTTCAAACATTAACGATGTTATTGACGAGATGATAAGCAAAGAAATTGAAACAAATCATGAAAAAGTCGAGTTCGATAGCACACTGAGTGAAAGCCAAGACTTTCTTAATTTGACGAGAAGATTTAACTTAAATATCAAAGTACTTGATTTACCCCTTCCTAAGAAAAAGTTGCCTA ACACAAAGACTAGTAAAGACGAAGCGCGGCGCATCTTCCAAGGAAGCAGCACGGGCATCAAACGGTACCCATTTATGGTTAGCGTCCATGTCGCGGGACACTTCCTGTGCTCTGGGTCCCTGGTACATGAAAGCCTGGCGCTGAGCGCGGGCTCCTGTCTGATGCG TACTTCAGATCTAAACGCGCACATTCAGATCCGCGTGGCGAGCAACTACGTGAGCAGGATGGGCTACCTCATCAACATAGACGAGCTGTTCTTCCATCCCGAGTTCGACAGGAAGACTCTGACCAACAACTTAGTGCTTCTAAAGACTAGGAAA GCCCTGCGATTCAGAAAGCAGCGTGTGGTCGCCATTCAGTACGACAGGGCGCCGAGCGCTCTGAAACCTGACGTCGAAAACGTGATCATACTGGGCTGGGGCCGGAGAAAG ACAGATGAAGCAGACCGGCCACAAGAGGAAACACCACTATCAGAGGCGACTGTCGAAGTCTACGACTTCGATTCATGCCAGTACATCTACACAGA AGAATTCGTTACAAACAAGACTTTCTGCGCTGGGTTCGGCGCTGGAGCTTGCAAC CACGATGCCGGAGGCCCAGCACTTCTGGACAACGTATTGGTCGGAGTTATAAGCTTCGGCTCCCCTCATTGCGGCGCCACAGAAGCCCCCACAGTCTTCACTCGCGTTGGCCTCTATCACCAGTGGATAGAAGACGTGTTCCAGAAGATCACCCAG gaaaacaagaagatttga
- the LOC125237822 gene encoding cytochrome c oxidase subunit 4 isoform 1, mitochondrial-like, with product MALLKSRFSPTVRYARGVTNRCRIGTRDVVGYGHNGGYNYKDDPHFPFPAIRFKENTKDVVALRQKECGDWKMLCCEEKKALYRASFCQTFSEFQHPTHQWKIVIGAGLFFVSWVFWHQMIYRHFIAEPNWPDSYSLESQMAQLRRMLELRVQPIDGLSSWWDYDNDCWKK from the exons ATGGCGTTGCTAAAATCCCGGTTTTCCCCAACCGTCCGGTACGCGAGAGGTGTCACGAATCGGTGCCGGATCGGGACCCGGGATGTGGTGGGGTACGGCCACAATGGGGGGTACAACTATAAGGATGATCCACATTTCCCCTTCCCGGCGATTCGGTTTAAGGAGAACACTAAGGACGTTGTG GCCCTCCGCCAAAAAGAGTGCGGCGACTGGAAGATGCTCTGTTGCGAGGAGAAGAAGGCGCTATACCGGGCTTCGTTCTGCCAGACCTTCTCGGAGTTCCAGCACCCCACGCACCAGTGGAAGATCGTGATCGGCGCTGGCCTGTTCTTCGTGTCCTGGGTGTTCTGGCATCAGATGATATACCGACACTTCA TCGCGGAGCCCAACTGGCCGGACTCGTACTCGCTTGAGTCGCAGATGGCGCAGCTCCGCCGTATGCTGGAGCTGCGCGTGCAGCCGATCGACGGCCTGTCCTCGTGGTGGGACTACGACAATGACTGCTGGAAG AAATAA
- the LOC125237821 gene encoding uncharacterized protein LOC125237821 isoform X1, with product MTKFEVFVIAVFLKTLITAFSESTDTVTFHQTNKILDVLDDIFIALKINRNVSKLKNIEDMAKHSLIQDTLYKSHIKYKEILDICKTDINNKIDYYLSNINDVIDEMISKEIETNHEKVEFDSTLSESQDFLNLTRRFNLNIKVLDLPLPKKKLPNTKTSKDEARRIFQGSSTGIKRYPFMVSVHVAGHFLCSGSLVHESLALSAGSCLMRTSDLNAHIQIRVASNYVSRMGYLINIDELFFHPEFDRKTLTNNLVLLKTRKALRFRKQRVVAIQYDRAPSALKPDVENVIILGWGRRKTDEADRPQEETPLSEATVEVYDFDSCQYIYTEEFVTNKTFCAGFGAGACNHDAGGPALLDNVLVGVISFGSPHCGATEAPTVFTRVGLYHQWIEDVFQKITQNPEVRSETNKQMNDDDYVKNQILDVDEAMKDIYRENFNVDDVLYGPIEALDENDNPIVVNQSVLRNFQNDLSLFPDPEFLALLPQPETPKPELPDEYWRDEPSNEQTNTTNEETTTTNEQTTTTNEQTTTTYEETTTTYEETTTAYKEATTTYEEITTTSEQTTTTSDNYELEEEEDQFLAIEVTHTTNLPQVTQDVKSSLRIGTTESSQSEIYNDNKFNDIKTSEEDCAIRYRLCKKRKKAKASDNIRENVNEFDSDSNNVLVNPRRDQLEPKPPKPKIDADEDDDMAVIVLLDSFTTQRIEVHKNDPVYERGFKVLATKVLQAQELV from the exons ATGACTAAATTTGAAGTGTTCGTCATCGCTGTATTCTTGAAAACACTCATAACAGCATTTTCGGAGTCTACAGACACGGTTACGTTTCACCAAACTAACAAAATACTAGATGTTCTTGACGACATATTCATTGCCTTGAAAATAAACAGAAACGTATCAAAACTCAAAAACATAGAGGATATGGCGAAACACAGTCTTATACAAGACACGCTTTATAAAAGCCATATAAAGTATAAAGAAATACTCGATATATGCAAAACGGatattaacaataaaattgattATTACCTTTCAAACATTAACGATGTTATTGACGAGATGATAAGCAAAGAAATTGAAACAAATCATGAAAAAGTCGAGTTCGATAGCACACTGAGTGAAAGCCAAGACTTTCTTAATTTGACGAGAAGATTTAACTTAAATATCAAAGTACTTGATTTACCCCTTCCTAAGAAAAAGTTGCCTA ACACAAAGACTAGTAAAGACGAAGCGCGGCGCATCTTCCAAGGAAGCAGCACGGGCATCAAACGGTACCCATTTATGGTTAGCGTCCATGTCGCGGGACACTTCCTGTGCTCTGGGTCCCTGGTACATGAAAGCCTGGCGCTGAGCGCGGGCTCCTGTCTGATGCG TACTTCAGATCTAAACGCGCACATTCAGATCCGCGTGGCGAGCAACTACGTGAGCAGGATGGGCTACCTCATCAACATAGACGAGCTGTTCTTCCATCCCGAGTTCGACAGGAAGACTCTGACCAACAACTTAGTGCTTCTAAAGACTAGGAAA GCCCTGCGATTCAGAAAGCAGCGTGTGGTCGCCATTCAGTACGACAGGGCGCCGAGCGCTCTGAAACCTGACGTCGAAAACGTGATCATACTGGGCTGGGGCCGGAGAAAG ACAGATGAAGCAGACCGGCCACAAGAGGAAACACCACTATCAGAGGCGACTGTCGAAGTCTACGACTTCGATTCATGCCAGTACATCTACACAGA AGAATTCGTTACAAACAAGACTTTCTGCGCTGGGTTCGGCGCTGGAGCTTGCAAC CACGATGCCGGAGGCCCAGCACTTCTGGACAACGTATTGGTCGGAGTTATAAGCTTCGGCTCCCCTCATTGCGGCGCCACAGAAGCCCCCACAGTCTTCACTCGCGTTGGCCTCTATCACCAGTGGATAGAAGACGTGTTCCAGAAGATCACCCAG AATCCAGAAGTTAGATCAGAAACAAATAAACAGATGAATGATGATGACTATGTAAAGAATCAAATACTGGACGTAGATGAAGCGATGAAGGACATATACCGAGAGAACTTCAACGTTGACGATGTACTTTACGGGCCGATAGAGGCACTAGACGAAAACGATAACCCCATTGTTGTCAACCAATCGGTCTTACGAAATTTCCAAAACGACCTAAGCTTGTTCCCTGATCCAGAATTTCTGGCACTCTTACCTCAACCAGAGACTCCAAAACCAGAATTGCCAGATGAATACTGGAGAGATGAGCCGTCAAACGAACAGACAAATACCACGAACGAGGAGACAACTACCACAAACGAACAGACAACCACCACAAACGAACAGACAACCACCACGTACGAAGAGACAACCACCACGTACGAAGAGACAACTACCGCATACAAAGAGGCAACTACCACATACGAAGAGATAACTACGACAAGCGAACAGACAACAACCACAAGCGATAATTATGAacttgaagaagaagaagatcaGTTTCTTGCAATAGAAGTTACACATACAACAAATCTACCACAGGTCACACAAGACGTCAAATCTTCACTTAGAATCGGTACAACAGAATCAAGCCAAAGTGAAATTTACAATGACAATAAATTTAATGACATCAAAACATCTGAAGAAGACTGTGCTATTCGATATAGATTATGCAAAAAACGTAAGAAAGCAAAAGCTTCTGACAACATTCGCGAAAACGTTAACGAATTTGATTCCGACAGTAACAATGTTTTGGTAAACCCAAGGAGAGACCAATTAGAACCAAAGCCACCCAAACCTAAAATTGACGCTGATGAAGACGATGACATGGCAGTCATTGTGTTGCTGGATTCGTTTACTACTCAGAGAATTGAAGTGCATAAGAATGATCCGGTTTACGAGAGAGGATTCAAAGTTTTAGCAACCAAGGTTCTGCAAGCACAGGAGCTTGTTTAA
- the LOC125237821 gene encoding uncharacterized protein LOC125237821 isoform X2, whose product MGYLINIDELFFHPEFDRKTLTNNLVLLKTRKALRFRKQRVVAIQYDRAPSALKPDVENVIILGWGRRKTDEADRPQEETPLSEATVEVYDFDSCQYIYTEEFVTNKTFCAGFGAGACNHDAGGPALLDNVLVGVISFGSPHCGATEAPTVFTRVGLYHQWIEDVFQKITQNPEVRSETNKQMNDDDYVKNQILDVDEAMKDIYRENFNVDDVLYGPIEALDENDNPIVVNQSVLRNFQNDLSLFPDPEFLALLPQPETPKPELPDEYWRDEPSNEQTNTTNEETTTTNEQTTTTNEQTTTTYEETTTTYEETTTAYKEATTTYEEITTTSEQTTTTSDNYELEEEEDQFLAIEVTHTTNLPQVTQDVKSSLRIGTTESSQSEIYNDNKFNDIKTSEEDCAIRYRLCKKRKKAKASDNIRENVNEFDSDSNNVLVNPRRDQLEPKPPKPKIDADEDDDMAVIVLLDSFTTQRIEVHKNDPVYERGFKVLATKVLQAQELV is encoded by the exons ATGGGCTACCTCATCAACATAGACGAGCTGTTCTTCCATCCCGAGTTCGACAGGAAGACTCTGACCAACAACTTAGTGCTTCTAAAGACTAGGAAA GCCCTGCGATTCAGAAAGCAGCGTGTGGTCGCCATTCAGTACGACAGGGCGCCGAGCGCTCTGAAACCTGACGTCGAAAACGTGATCATACTGGGCTGGGGCCGGAGAAAG ACAGATGAAGCAGACCGGCCACAAGAGGAAACACCACTATCAGAGGCGACTGTCGAAGTCTACGACTTCGATTCATGCCAGTACATCTACACAGA AGAATTCGTTACAAACAAGACTTTCTGCGCTGGGTTCGGCGCTGGAGCTTGCAAC CACGATGCCGGAGGCCCAGCACTTCTGGACAACGTATTGGTCGGAGTTATAAGCTTCGGCTCCCCTCATTGCGGCGCCACAGAAGCCCCCACAGTCTTCACTCGCGTTGGCCTCTATCACCAGTGGATAGAAGACGTGTTCCAGAAGATCACCCAG AATCCAGAAGTTAGATCAGAAACAAATAAACAGATGAATGATGATGACTATGTAAAGAATCAAATACTGGACGTAGATGAAGCGATGAAGGACATATACCGAGAGAACTTCAACGTTGACGATGTACTTTACGGGCCGATAGAGGCACTAGACGAAAACGATAACCCCATTGTTGTCAACCAATCGGTCTTACGAAATTTCCAAAACGACCTAAGCTTGTTCCCTGATCCAGAATTTCTGGCACTCTTACCTCAACCAGAGACTCCAAAACCAGAATTGCCAGATGAATACTGGAGAGATGAGCCGTCAAACGAACAGACAAATACCACGAACGAGGAGACAACTACCACAAACGAACAGACAACCACCACAAACGAACAGACAACCACCACGTACGAAGAGACAACCACCACGTACGAAGAGACAACTACCGCATACAAAGAGGCAACTACCACATACGAAGAGATAACTACGACAAGCGAACAGACAACAACCACAAGCGATAATTATGAacttgaagaagaagaagatcaGTTTCTTGCAATAGAAGTTACACATACAACAAATCTACCACAGGTCACACAAGACGTCAAATCTTCACTTAGAATCGGTACAACAGAATCAAGCCAAAGTGAAATTTACAATGACAATAAATTTAATGACATCAAAACATCTGAAGAAGACTGTGCTATTCGATATAGATTATGCAAAAAACGTAAGAAAGCAAAAGCTTCTGACAACATTCGCGAAAACGTTAACGAATTTGATTCCGACAGTAACAATGTTTTGGTAAACCCAAGGAGAGACCAATTAGAACCAAAGCCACCCAAACCTAAAATTGACGCTGATGAAGACGATGACATGGCAGTCATTGTGTTGCTGGATTCGTTTACTACTCAGAGAATTGAAGTGCATAAGAATGATCCGGTTTACGAGAGAGGATTCAAAGTTTTAGCAACCAAGGTTCTGCAAGCACAGGAGCTTGTTTAA